A region of Rhodospirillales bacterium DNA encodes the following proteins:
- the prmC gene encoding peptide chain release factor N(5)-glutamine methyltransferase — MTTAGELVRSVARRLEEAGVGDGRLEARLLLGDAAGWTTERIVADSETPLDPGIVARVERLAQRRVEREPMSHILGRREFWSLTFKVSPDVLTPRPDSEALVEAVLKALPDRGARLRVLDLGVGSGCLLLSLLHELPNATGVGIDRSERALAVARDNAAALGLADRATMTPGDWGEGIADVFDVVVSNPPYIRSDDIELLDPEVCDHEPWLALDGGPDGLDCYRRLAGQLGYLVRPGGWVALEVGKDQWEAVTRLVRHAGFRVEAPIRDLGGVDRVVLGRRPTPG; from the coding sequence ATGACCACGGCGGGGGAGTTGGTGCGGTCGGTGGCGCGGCGGCTGGAGGAGGCCGGCGTGGGCGACGGCCGTCTGGAGGCGCGGCTGCTGCTGGGCGACGCCGCCGGCTGGACGACGGAGCGCATCGTCGCCGATTCCGAGACGCCGCTCGACCCCGGGATCGTCGCCCGCGTCGAGCGGCTGGCGCAGCGCCGTGTCGAGCGCGAGCCGATGTCGCACATCCTGGGCCGGCGCGAGTTCTGGAGCCTCACGTTCAAGGTCTCGCCCGACGTGCTGACGCCCCGGCCCGACAGCGAGGCGCTGGTCGAGGCCGTGTTGAAGGCGCTGCCCGACCGCGGCGCCCGGCTACGCGTGCTCGATCTTGGCGTCGGCTCCGGCTGCCTGCTGCTGTCGCTGCTGCACGAGCTGCCCAACGCCACCGGCGTGGGCATCGACCGCAGCGAGCGGGCGCTGGCGGTGGCGCGCGACAACGCCGCCGCGCTGGGGCTGGCGGATCGCGCCACGATGACGCCCGGCGACTGGGGCGAGGGCATCGCCGACGTGTTCGACGTCGTGGTGTCGAATCCGCCCTACATCCGCAGCGACGACATCGAGCTGCTCGATCCCGAGGTCTGCGACCACGAGCCGTGGCTGGCGCTGGACGGCGGACCGGACGGGCTGGACTGCTACCGCCGGCTCGCCGGCCAGCTCGGCTACCTGGTCCGCCCCGGCGGCTGGGTGGCGCTGGAGGTCGGCAAGGACCAGTGGGAGGCGGTCACCCGCCTGGTGCGCCACGCCGGCTTCCGGGTCGAGGCGCCGATCCGCGATCTCGGCGGTGTCGACCGCGTGGTCCTCGGCCGCCGCCCGACCCCGGGGTGA
- a CDS encoding histidine phosphatase family protein, producing MTHPIYLFRHGETVWNAEKRAQGALDSPLTDAGEAQARAMGAAFAAELRRAGTAAADVAVRASPLGRVRRTLALAAAAAALAHDEACFDPRLREMSWGDWDGLVAAEIEARWPGELAARRRAHWTYAPPGGESYVMAVERARPALADLRALAVRAPVAVFAHGAIGRVLRGLWLDAPRERVLTMDQPQDAFYVLTPGGCERVPAA from the coding sequence GTGACGCATCCCATCTACCTGTTCCGCCACGGCGAGACGGTGTGGAACGCCGAGAAGCGCGCGCAGGGCGCGCTCGACTCGCCGTTGACCGACGCCGGCGAGGCGCAGGCGCGCGCCATGGGCGCGGCCTTCGCCGCCGAGCTGCGGCGCGCCGGCACCGCCGCCGCCGACGTCGCGGTGCGCGCCAGTCCGCTGGGCCGCGTGCGCCGGACGCTGGCGCTGGCGGCGGCCGCCGCCGCGCTGGCGCACGACGAGGCGTGCTTCGACCCGCGCCTGCGCGAGATGAGCTGGGGCGACTGGGACGGGCTGGTCGCGGCCGAGATCGAGGCGCGCTGGCCCGGCGAGCTGGCGGCGCGCCGGCGGGCGCACTGGACCTACGCGCCGCCGGGCGGCGAGAGCTACGTCATGGCCGTGGAACGCGCGCGGCCGGCGCTGGCCGATCTACGGGCGCTGGCCGTGCGCGCGCCGGTGGCGGTGTTCGCGCATGGCGCCATCGGCCGCGTCCTGCGCGGCCTCTGGCTGGACGCGCCGCGCGAGCGCGTGCTGACGATGGACCAGCCGCAGGACGCGTTCTACGTGCTCACCCCCGGCGGCTGCGAGCGCGTGCCGGCGGCGTGA
- a CDS encoding nucleoside deaminase: MALALAEARDAAARGEVPVGAVVTGPDGAVLARAGNRVEALNDPTAHAELLAIRAAAEALGSPRLVGCDLHVTLEPCPMCAQAISFARLRRLYFGASDPKGGGVEHGPRIFGQPTCHHAPEVYSGIAETEAAALLRDFFRARR; encoded by the coding sequence ATGGCGCTGGCGTTGGCAGAGGCGCGCGACGCCGCCGCGCGCGGCGAGGTGCCGGTGGGCGCCGTCGTGACCGGGCCGGACGGCGCCGTGCTGGCGCGCGCCGGCAACCGCGTCGAGGCGCTCAACGACCCTACGGCGCACGCCGAACTATTGGCGATCCGCGCGGCCGCCGAAGCGCTGGGCTCGCCGCGGCTGGTCGGTTGCGACCTGCACGTGACCTTGGAGCCGTGTCCGATGTGCGCCCAGGCGATCTCCTTCGCGCGCCTGCGGCGGCTGTACTTCGGCGCGTCTGATCCCAAGGGCGGCGGCGTCGAGCACGGTCCGCGGATCTTCGGCCAGCCCACTTGCCATCACGCGCCGGAGGTCTACTCGGGAATCGCCGAGACCGAGGCCGCCGCCCTGCTGCGCGATTTCTTCCGCGCGAGGCGTTGA
- the rsmD gene encoding 16S rRNA (guanine(966)-N(2))-methyltransferase RsmD — MAQSAATPRIAGGAHRGRPLLVPAGADVRPTAARARESLFNILLHADLRGDGTSPLPGGRVLDAFAGSGALGLEALSRGAAHATFIESSASAVRVIGENLRTLGEASKARVLRGDATQPQPAPADAACDVALLDPPYRSGLGPAALLALARAGWLAPGAVCSLEVAFDEDVDPPAGFSALDERRYGKAKLLLFRYGAAAAPVEGAA; from the coding sequence CTGGCGCAGTCGGCCGCCACGCCGCGCATCGCCGGCGGCGCGCATCGCGGCCGGCCGCTGCTGGTGCCGGCCGGCGCCGACGTGCGGCCGACGGCGGCGCGCGCCCGCGAATCGCTGTTCAACATCCTGCTGCACGCCGATCTGCGCGGCGACGGCACCTCGCCGCTGCCCGGCGGCCGCGTGCTCGACGCCTTCGCCGGCAGCGGCGCGCTCGGGCTCGAGGCGCTGTCGCGCGGCGCCGCCCACGCCACCTTCATCGAATCGTCGGCGTCGGCCGTGCGCGTGATCGGCGAGAACCTGCGCACGCTCGGCGAGGCGTCGAAGGCCCGGGTGCTGCGCGGCGACGCCACCCAGCCGCAGCCGGCGCCGGCCGACGCCGCCTGCGACGTGGCGCTGCTCGATCCGCCCTACCGCTCCGGCCTCGGTCCGGCGGCGCTGCTGGCGCTGGCGCGCGCCGGCTGGCTGGCGCCCGGCGCGGTGTGCTCGCTGGAGGTGGCGTTCGACGAGGACGTCGATCCGCCGGCCGGCTTCAGCGCGCTCGACGAGCGCCGCTACGGCAAGGCCAAGCTGCTGCTGTTCCGCTACGGAGCGGCGGCGGCGCCCGTGGAAGGCGCGGCGTGA
- a CDS encoding RNA 2'-phosphotransferase yields MIDPADLTALSRAMSHALRHAPAAYGLTLAADGSAPLDDLVAALREAHSRWSALEEADLRAAIDASEKKRHAIEDGRIRARYGHSAAVDIARDPTPPPAILFHGTSPDAVASILDAGLRPMARRQVHLSADRDTALRVGRRKSAAPAILVVRALAAHGAGVAFFEVDDRIWLADAIPPGFITREA; encoded by the coding sequence TTGATCGACCCCGCCGACCTCACCGCGCTCAGCCGCGCCATGTCGCACGCGCTGCGGCACGCGCCGGCGGCGTACGGGTTGACCCTGGCGGCCGATGGATCGGCGCCGCTCGACGATCTCGTGGCGGCGCTGCGTGAGGCGCATTCCCGCTGGAGCGCGCTGGAGGAAGCCGATCTACGCGCCGCGATCGACGCGTCCGAGAAGAAGCGCCACGCCATCGAGGACGGCCGCATCCGCGCGCGCTACGGCCACTCCGCCGCGGTCGACATCGCGCGCGACCCGACGCCGCCGCCGGCGATCCTGTTCCACGGCACGTCGCCCGACGCCGTGGCCTCGATCCTCGACGCCGGCCTGCGGCCGATGGCGCGCCGGCAGGTCCACCTCTCCGCCGACCGCGACACGGCGCTGCGGGTCGGCCGGCGCAAAAGCGCGGCGCCGGCGATCCTCGTGGTGCGGGCGCTCGCCGCGCACGGCGCCGGCGTCGCCTTCTTCGAGGTCGACGACCGGATATGGCTGGCCGACGCCATCCCGCCGGGCTTCATCACGCGCGAGGCCTGA
- a CDS encoding DUF4167 domain-containing protein, whose product MRPNNQRRHQRGRTGKPNKFPSRNQSYDSNGPDVRVRGTAHQIYEKYQALAREATASGDRIQAESYYQYAEHYYRIIAAQGGFVQPRFGQSWEEGGDGDEGGPDGGPGEGGQNGQGGFDPTAEPQPTVEYPRRGVDPQGGEEFQRPREGYAGGDAYRGRDDNRGGEGRNDGGRHDGNRNDGNRNDGNRNDGNRGDGGRRDDGRDRGYDQRQRDGRRDDGRRDDGRRAEGGGRPEGDRDGNREEFAGRGGGRRDFVTRAEQRQQERQAYAPAGNGVADAPVPAAAPAPVAGGPDVIDGAPVAAPPVIGAAPVVGVAPPVDGVEGDGRNPRDGRPFRPRHPHFRRFRGGARGDRDPALEDQPDISAGAAPAAEPTGGTGTGGASD is encoded by the coding sequence ATGCGTCCGAACAATCAGCGTCGCCACCAGCGTGGCCGCACCGGGAAACCCAATAAGTTTCCCAGCCGCAACCAGAGTTACGACAGCAACGGACCCGACGTGCGGGTTCGCGGCACCGCGCACCAGATCTACGAGAAGTACCAGGCGCTGGCGCGCGAGGCGACCGCCTCGGGCGACCGGATCCAGGCGGAATCGTACTACCAGTACGCCGAGCACTACTACCGCATCATCGCGGCGCAGGGCGGCTTCGTGCAGCCGCGCTTCGGCCAGTCCTGGGAAGAGGGCGGCGACGGCGACGAGGGCGGTCCCGACGGCGGGCCCGGCGAGGGCGGCCAGAACGGGCAGGGCGGCTTCGATCCGACCGCCGAGCCGCAACCGACCGTCGAGTATCCGCGCCGCGGCGTCGATCCGCAGGGCGGCGAGGAATTCCAACGGCCGCGCGAAGGCTATGCCGGTGGCGACGCCTATCGCGGGCGCGACGACAACCGCGGCGGCGAGGGGCGCAACGACGGCGGCCGCCATGACGGCAACCGCAACGACGGCAATCGCAACGACGGCAACCGCAACGACGGCAATCGTGGCGACGGCGGACGCCGGGACGACGGCCGCGACCGCGGCTACGACCAACGCCAGCGCGACGGGCGCCGCGACGATGGACGTCGTGACGACGGCCGCCGCGCCGAGGGTGGTGGCCGGCCGGAAGGCGACCGTGACGGCAACCGCGAGGAGTTCGCGGGCCGTGGCGGTGGACGCCGCGATTTCGTGACCCGCGCAGAGCAACGCCAGCAGGAGCGCCAGGCCTACGCGCCGGCCGGCAACGGTGTCGCCGACGCCCCGGTCCCGGCGGCAGCGCCCGCTCCGGTCGCGGGCGGCCCGGACGTGATCGACGGCGCACCGGTGGCGGCGCCCCCCGTGATCGGCGCGGCGCCGGTCGTCGGCGTGGCGCCGCCGGTCGATGGCGTCGAGGGCGACGGCCGCAATCCGCGCGACGGACGGCCGTTCCGGCCCCGGCACCCGCATTTCCGCCGCTTCCGCGGCGGCGCCCGCGGCGACCGCGATCCCGCACTCGAGGACCAGCCCGACATCTCCGCCGGGGCGGCGCCGGCCGCGGAGCCGACCGGCGGCACGGGCACCGGCGGCGCATCGGACTAG
- a CDS encoding nitronate monooxygenase: MPHSIVDKLEIPVIAAPMFLVSNPAMTIAACSEGVMGSFPAHGTRDAETFERWLIETEEGVRRLADQPHEGKVAPFAINLVVHASNPRAQGDLDIVVRHKVPVVLTSKGAPGEAVKRIHDYGGIVIHDVASQRHAEKAMESGVDGVIAVCGGAGGHCGTINPFALLNEVRRIFDGLVVLAGGMTTGRDALAAQAMGADLAYMGTRFIATTEATAADGHKAMILESKSTDVFLSASIDGAPANWLTKSLIAAGVDLDVLRTTLPGKIVSAQESKKRWKDIWTAGHGVGNIDSVIGTAELCRRLKAEYRAARDEMRRLAA, from the coding sequence ATGCCCCATTCCATCGTCGACAAGCTCGAAATTCCCGTGATCGCGGCGCCGATGTTCCTGGTGTCCAACCCGGCGATGACCATCGCCGCCTGCTCGGAGGGCGTGATGGGCAGCTTTCCCGCCCACGGCACGCGCGACGCGGAGACGTTCGAGCGCTGGCTGATCGAGACCGAGGAAGGCGTGAGGCGGCTGGCCGACCAGCCGCACGAAGGGAAGGTCGCGCCGTTCGCCATCAACCTCGTGGTGCACGCGTCGAACCCGCGCGCCCAGGGCGATCTCGACATCGTCGTCCGCCACAAGGTGCCGGTGGTGCTGACCTCCAAGGGCGCGCCGGGCGAGGCGGTGAAGCGCATCCACGATTACGGCGGCATCGTCATCCACGACGTCGCCAGCCAGCGGCACGCCGAGAAGGCGATGGAGTCCGGCGTCGATGGCGTCATCGCGGTGTGCGGCGGCGCCGGCGGCCATTGCGGCACCATCAACCCCTTCGCGCTGCTCAACGAGGTCCGGCGGATCTTCGATGGCCTCGTCGTGCTGGCTGGCGGCATGACCACCGGCCGCGACGCGCTGGCCGCCCAGGCGATGGGCGCCGACCTCGCCTACATGGGCACGCGCTTCATCGCCACGACCGAGGCGACCGCGGCCGACGGCCACAAGGCGATGATCCTGGAGTCGAAATCGACCGACGTGTTCCTGTCGGCCTCGATCGACGGCGCGCCGGCCAACTGGCTGACCAAGAGCCTGATCGCCGCCGGCGTCGACCTCGACGTCCTGCGCACCACCCTACCGGGGAAGATCGTCTCGGCTCAGGAATCGAAGAAGCGCTGGAAGGACATCTGGACCGCCGGCCACGGCGTCGGGAACATCGACAGCGTCATCGGCACCGCCGAGCTGTGCCGCCGCCTCAAGGCCGAGTACCGCGCCGCGAGGGACGAGATGCGCCGCCTGGCGGCGTGA
- the queF gene encoding NADPH-dependent 7-cyano-7-deazaguanine reductase QueF has protein sequence MARPKTLTQLGRPSALPASPDAAVIETVPNPHKGTLYLVRFTAPEFTSLCPITGQPDFAHLVIDYAPAAALVESKSLKLFLGSFRNHGAFHEDCTVGIGKRLVAAMRPRWLRIGGYWYPRGGMPIDVFWQTGAPPKGLWLPDPGVPAYRGRG, from the coding sequence ATGGCCCGACCCAAGACCCTGACCCAGCTCGGCCGGCCGAGCGCGCTGCCGGCATCGCCCGACGCGGCGGTGATCGAGACGGTGCCCAATCCGCACAAGGGGACGCTGTATCTGGTGCGCTTCACGGCGCCGGAATTCACCTCGCTGTGTCCGATCACCGGTCAGCCGGATTTCGCCCATCTCGTGATCGACTACGCGCCGGCCGCGGCGCTGGTCGAGAGCAAGTCGCTGAAGCTGTTCCTCGGGTCGTTCCGGAACCACGGCGCCTTCCACGAGGATTGCACGGTGGGCATCGGCAAGCGGCTGGTGGCGGCGATGCGGCCGAGATGGCTACGCATCGGCGGTTACTGGTATCCGCGCGGCGGCATGCCGATCGACGTGTTCTGGCAGACCGGCGCGCCGCCGAAAGGCCTGTGGCTGCCCGATCCCGGCGTACCGGCCTACCGCGGGCGCGGCTGA
- a CDS encoding ankyrin repeat domain-containing protein codes for MLPRRHLLAILCAASAPSAAAVAQMPPTAAETAAYTGLHAAAARNDAAEVARLLAAKTDPEARDAAGRTAAHVAAFAAAPDALRALAKGGADLRALENRRYDVVTIAAVRDDAAMVRLALSLGGDARLITSPYDGTALIAAAHLGHDEVVRALIEGGAPLDHVNNLGWTALMEAVVLGDGGPRHVACARALLAAGARRDIPDRDGVTPLEHAKRRGMREMVAAFEAAAR; via the coding sequence ATGCTGCCGCGTCGACACCTGCTCGCCATCCTATGCGCCGCCAGCGCACCATCAGCCGCCGCCGTCGCGCAGATGCCGCCGACGGCGGCGGAGACCGCCGCCTACACCGGGCTGCACGCCGCCGCCGCGCGCAACGACGCCGCCGAGGTCGCGCGGCTGCTGGCCGCCAAGACCGATCCCGAGGCGCGCGACGCCGCCGGCCGCACGGCGGCGCATGTCGCGGCGTTCGCGGCGGCCCCCGACGCATTGCGCGCCCTCGCCAAAGGCGGCGCCGATCTGCGGGCGCTGGAGAACCGGCGCTATGACGTCGTCACGATAGCCGCCGTCCGCGACGACGCCGCGATGGTGCGGCTGGCGCTGTCGCTGGGCGGCGACGCCAGGCTGATCACCAGCCCCTACGACGGCACGGCGTTGATCGCCGCCGCCCATCTCGGCCACGACGAGGTGGTGCGGGCGTTGATCGAAGGCGGCGCGCCGCTCGACCACGTCAACAATCTCGGCTGGACGGCGTTGATGGAGGCGGTCGTGCTGGGCGACGGCGGCCCGCGCCACGTCGCCTGCGCCCGCGCGCTGCTGGCGGCCGGCGCCCGCCGCGACATCCCCGACCGCGACGGCGTCACGCCGCTGGAGCACGCCAAACGCCGCGGGATGCGGGAGATGGTGGCGGCGTTCGAGGCGGCGGCGCGGTAG
- a CDS encoding MOSC domain-containing protein, giving the protein MTPPPITTIAGVFTYPIKGLAPHPLPRATLTAGRPVPNDRRWALVSVPFAEGPFSPDELAHVMQARRLRASPFRGRMVALDADGRAVRGAPGQTVQTEAPRTLPPLPRFMRLPAAPPPLDAWRPRGRFLSLANQAGLPRFPITYAGDGGAAVVAGTMNRLDSSAARLRVARALSDAFDDPLDRAIQIVEAPPDGHLADLPAPLVSLVGLATVRDLAAAMGLTAPVAAPGGRLNPAEEDRAWGGGLNPMRFRANIVLDGVPAWQELGWAGRTLRIGAARLRVVEPIERCVAIDADPAGGGRDLPVLETLDRRTGATRAGVYAEVIDGGEIGYGDPVMVDG; this is encoded by the coding sequence ATGACCCCGCCACCCATCACCACCATCGCCGGCGTCTTCACCTACCCGATCAAGGGGCTGGCGCCGCACCCGCTGCCGCGGGCGACGCTGACCGCCGGTCGGCCCGTGCCCAACGACCGGCGCTGGGCGCTAGTGTCGGTGCCGTTCGCGGAGGGCCCGTTCAGCCCCGACGAATTGGCGCACGTCATGCAGGCGCGGCGGCTGCGCGCCAGCCCGTTCCGCGGACGGATGGTGGCGCTCGACGCCGACGGGCGGGCGGTCCGCGGCGCACCCGGCCAGACCGTGCAGACCGAGGCGCCGCGCACCTTGCCGCCGCTGCCGCGGTTCATGCGCCTACCTGCGGCGCCGCCCCCGCTCGACGCCTGGCGTCCGCGTGGACGGTTCCTAAGTCTGGCCAACCAGGCCGGGCTGCCGCGGTTCCCCATCACATACGCTGGTGACGGTGGCGCGGCCGTCGTCGCCGGCACGATGAACCGGCTCGATTCGTCGGCGGCGCGTCTGCGCGTGGCGCGCGCGCTGTCCGACGCGTTCGACGACCCGCTGGACCGCGCCATCCAGATCGTCGAGGCGCCGCCGGACGGGCACCTCGCCGACCTGCCGGCGCCGCTCGTGTCGTTGGTCGGCCTCGCCACCGTGCGTGATCTCGCCGCCGCCATGGGACTGACGGCGCCGGTCGCGGCGCCCGGTGGACGGCTCAACCCCGCGGAGGAGGACCGCGCCTGGGGCGGTGGCCTGAATCCGATGCGCTTCCGCGCCAACATCGTGCTCGACGGCGTGCCGGCGTGGCAGGAACTCGGCTGGGCTGGCCGCACGCTGCGGATCGGCGCCGCGCGGTTGCGCGTGGTCGAGCCGATCGAGCGCTGCGTCGCGATCGACGCCGATCCCGCCGGCGGCGGCCGCGACCTGCCGGTGCTGGAGACGCTGGACCGACGGACCGGCGCGACCCGGGCCGGCGTCTACGCCGAGGTGATCGACGGCGGCGAGATCGGCTACGGCGATCCCGTGATGGTCGACGGATAG
- a CDS encoding L-2-amino-thiazoline-4-carboxylic acid hydrolase — MADTAPSAAPPAPPTDLTMGILARRRIEAEIIKPIYEEMKTAFGVEAARGVIERAVKKAALESARAFAATEKGGTSLRSFAALQPLWQKEDALRLDVLRSDDKAMDYNVTRCRYAEMYHAMGLGEIGHLLSCNRDATFIEGYDPSIKMERTQTIMQGASHCDFRYRAAPAK, encoded by the coding sequence ATGGCCGACACCGCCCCATCAGCCGCGCCTCCCGCGCCCCCGACCGACCTGACGATGGGCATCCTCGCGCGCCGCCGCATCGAGGCGGAGATCATCAAGCCGATCTACGAGGAGATGAAGACCGCGTTCGGCGTCGAGGCCGCCCGCGGCGTGATCGAGCGCGCGGTCAAGAAGGCGGCGCTGGAATCGGCCCGAGCCTTCGCCGCGACCGAGAAGGGCGGCACGTCGCTGCGCAGCTTCGCCGCGCTGCAGCCGCTGTGGCAGAAGGAGGACGCGCTGCGGCTCGACGTGCTGCGCTCGGACGACAAGGCGATGGACTACAACGTCACGCGCTGCCGCTACGCCGAGATGTACCACGCCATGGGGCTGGGCGAGATCGGCCACCTGCTGTCGTGCAACCGCGACGCCACCTTCATCGAGGGCTACGACCCCTCGATCAAAATGGAGCGCACCCAGACCATCATGCAGGGCGCCTCGCATTGCGACTTCCGCTACCGCGCCGCGCCGGCGAAATGA
- a CDS encoding CoA transferase has product MLDDALAGIRVIDFAQVAAGPVCGAMLADLGADVIKLESPAGDIGRRLGPPYIDGESASSTMSNRGKRSVVLDLKTAEGRATARKLIATADIVLESFRPGVMRRFGLDYESLKATQPRLIYIAISAYGQTGPWKDKPGVDGIVQGASGLMSVTGEPGAGPTKVSVPVVDMTTAFLATTAVLAALRKRDRTGEGQLLDIGMYGSAILLQQHSMVGYLVSGTPPERAGSAAPYASPNEAYPTADGWIMVAAYHPERWIALCDLLGEPELSRDPRFADLPERVANRPALFAALSAHFRRRTTAEWIQALEAADIICGPIASYDQVVASPQMAHMGWVTEMPHASGGTVPTIGFGLGRASGVAPIRRGAPAIGQHTAEILAELGIAPPGLSPSPPARGGRGSG; this is encoded by the coding sequence ATGCTGGACGACGCGCTCGCGGGCATCCGCGTCATCGATTTCGCGCAGGTCGCGGCCGGGCCGGTGTGCGGCGCCATGCTGGCCGATCTCGGCGCCGACGTGATCAAGCTGGAGTCGCCGGCCGGCGACATCGGCCGCCGGCTGGGCCCGCCCTACATCGACGGCGAGAGCGCGTCGTCGACCATGTCCAACCGCGGCAAGCGCAGCGTCGTCCTCGACCTCAAGACCGCGGAGGGCCGCGCCACCGCCCGCAAGCTGATCGCCACGGCCGACATCGTGCTGGAGAGCTTCCGGCCCGGCGTGATGAGGCGCTTCGGGCTCGACTACGAGTCGCTCAAGGCGACGCAGCCGCGGCTGATCTACATCGCGATCTCGGCCTACGGCCAGACCGGCCCGTGGAAGGACAAGCCCGGCGTCGACGGCATCGTGCAGGGCGCGTCCGGCCTGATGAGCGTCACCGGCGAGCCCGGCGCCGGCCCGACCAAGGTCAGCGTGCCGGTGGTCGACATGACGACGGCGTTCCTCGCGACGACGGCCGTCCTGGCGGCGCTGCGCAAACGCGACCGCACCGGCGAGGGCCAGCTGCTCGACATCGGCATGTACGGCAGCGCCATCCTGCTGCAGCAGCACTCCATGGTCGGCTACCTCGTGTCCGGAACGCCGCCGGAGCGCGCCGGCAGCGCCGCGCCCTACGCCTCGCCCAACGAGGCCTATCCCACGGCCGACGGCTGGATCATGGTCGCGGCCTACCATCCCGAGAGGTGGATCGCGCTGTGCGATCTGCTGGGCGAGCCGGAACTGTCGCGCGATCCCCGCTTCGCCGACCTGCCGGAGCGCGTCGCCAACCGGCCGGCGCTGTTCGCGGCCCTGTCGGCGCATTTCCGGCGGCGGACGACGGCGGAGTGGATCCAGGCGCTGGAGGCCGCCGACATCATCTGCGGGCCGATCGCCAGCTACGACCAGGTCGTGGCCTCGCCGCAGATGGCGCATATGGGCTGGGTGACGGAGATGCCGCACGCGTCGGGCGGCACGGTGCCGACCATCGGCTTCGGGCTGGGCCGCGCCAGCGGCGTCGCCCCGATCCGCCGCGGCGCGCCCGCGATCGGCCAGCACACCGCCGAAATCCTCGCCGAGCTCGGCATCGCGCCGCCGGGTCTTTCCCCCTCTCCGCCCGCGCGCGGGGGGAGAGGGTCGGGGTGA
- the prfA gene encoding peptide chain release factor 1, with the protein MSLDAKLDQVVHRHAELQAMLSSGALDSARIGQVSKEFSDLGPLVEAVNALRQAQKEAGDLAAMIADPATDKDMKAMAEEEFAALKERVPALDRQIKIMLLPKDAADSRNAILEVRAGTGGDEAALFAADLFRMYQRYAALRGWKFEVMEVSETGMGGYRDATAEVTGTDVFARLKFESGVHRVQRVPATEAQGRIHTSAATVAVLPEAEEVDIKIEDKDLRIDVFRSSGPGGQSVNTTDSAVRITHIPTGVVVSQQDEKSQHKNKAKAMKILRARLYEAQRQKLHDERAASRKGQIGSGDRSERIRTYNFPQGRCTDHRINLTLYELDKVMDGTALDKVVEALVADDEAARLSEVEA; encoded by the coding sequence ATGTCCCTCGACGCCAAACTCGACCAGGTCGTCCACCGGCACGCCGAACTGCAGGCGATGCTGTCCTCCGGCGCGCTCGATTCCGCCAGGATCGGCCAGGTCTCCAAGGAGTTCTCCGATCTCGGCCCGCTGGTCGAGGCGGTCAACGCGCTGCGCCAGGCGCAGAAGGAGGCCGGCGACCTCGCCGCGATGATCGCCGATCCGGCCACCGACAAGGACATGAAGGCGATGGCGGAGGAGGAGTTCGCCGCGCTCAAGGAGCGCGTGCCGGCGCTCGACCGCCAGATCAAGATCATGCTGCTGCCCAAGGACGCGGCCGATTCGCGCAACGCCATCCTCGAGGTCCGCGCCGGCACCGGCGGCGACGAGGCGGCGCTGTTCGCCGCCGACCTCTTCCGCATGTACCAGCGCTACGCCGCCCTGCGCGGCTGGAAGTTCGAGGTCATGGAGGTGTCGGAGACCGGCATGGGCGGCTACCGCGACGCCACCGCCGAGGTCACCGGCACCGACGTCTTCGCGCGGCTGAAGTTCGAGTCCGGCGTGCACCGCGTGCAGCGCGTGCCGGCGACCGAGGCGCAGGGCCGCATCCACACCTCGGCGGCGACCGTGGCGGTGCTGCCCGAGGCCGAGGAGGTCGACATCAAGATCGAGGACAAGGACCTGCGCATCGACGTGTTCCGCTCCTCCGGCCCGGGCGGCCAGTCGGTCAACACCACCGACAGCGCCGTGCGCATCACGCACATCCCGACCGGCGTCGTGGTCAGCCAGCAGGACGAGAAGAGCCAGCACAAGAACAAGGCCAAGGCGATGAAGATCCTGCGCGCCCGCCTCTACGAGGCGCAGCGCCAGAAGCTGCACGACGAGCGCGCGGCGTCGCGCAAGGGCCAGATCGGCAGCGGCGACCGCAGCGAGCGCATCCGCACCTACAACTTCCCCCAGGGCCGCTGCACCGACCACCGCATCAACCTGACGCTCTACGAGCTCGACAAGGTCATGGACGGCACCGCGCTGGACAAGGTCGTCGAGGCCCTGGTCGCCGACGACGAGGCGGCGCGGCTCAGCGAGGTCGAGGCATAA